A single region of the Hominilimicola fabiformis genome encodes:
- a CDS encoding TetR/AcrR family transcriptional regulator, which produces MNRNENNTLDDILSAAKAEFSEKGFQSASLRRIVKNADVTTGAFYGYFKSKEELFDALVGEQYDTLMGMFCETQNAFTRLSPKEQAQQMGELSGEGMIKMMNYCYANKDEFKLILCSSDGTKYENIIHDMAEIEVDATHKFAKTMEQLGYPKYNVDKTLEHILASGLFSAFFEVIIHDIPHENAAEYLEELKAFYTAGWKKIMGF; this is translated from the coding sequence ATGAATAGAAACGAAAATAATACGCTTGATGATATTCTGTCGGCTGCAAAAGCTGAATTTTCCGAAAAAGGCTTTCAATCGGCATCACTGCGCAGAATCGTAAAAAATGCCGACGTGACAACGGGTGCATTTTACGGTTATTTTAAGAGCAAAGAAGAATTGTTTGACGCACTTGTCGGCGAGCAATATGACACGCTTATGGGTATGTTTTGTGAAACGCAAAATGCTTTTACAAGGCTTTCACCGAAGGAACAGGCACAGCAAATGGGCGAGCTTTCCGGCGAGGGAATGATAAAAATGATGAATTATTGCTATGCCAATAAAGATGAATTTAAACTTATTCTCTGCTCCTCTGACGGCACAAAATATGAAAATATAATTCACGATATGGCGGAAATCGAAGTTGACGCCACGCATAAGTTTGCAAAAACAATGGAACAGCTCGGCTATCCGAAATACAATGTTGACAAAACACTTGAGCATATATTGGCAAGCGGATTGTTTTCGGCATTTTTTGAAGTGATTATTCACGATATTCCGCACGAAAATGCGGCAGAATATCTTGAGGAGCTCAAAGCGTTCTATACTGCCGGCTGGAAAAAAATTATGGGATTTTAA
- a CDS encoding ABC transporter ATP-binding protein: MKKQSNLSRLLSYAGGHKYFTYVSWILSAVCALTALVPFWYIWKIINEVLKASPNFGSAQNLTHYGIMAMAYAIISYLIYIGALLCSHLAAFRIAANMRIDITEHIAKLPIGFTDSFGSGKLRKIINDSTAATETYLAHQLPDKYAAMATPVGLLALLLVFDWRLGLLSLVPVAVGFAVMSAMTGKRMEEKMRQYGNALAAMSNEAVEYVRGIPVVKTFGQSVFSFKKFKATIDEYKKWVLAYTKDMRLPMMLYTAAINGVFAFLILGAFWFTNGTVTSEFFVNLLFYIIITPVISVTLTKIMYMSEEGMVISDAIERIDSVLNAEPMSVGNNSHKPKSASVELESVHFSYDGKKEVISDISLKIKCGQTVAFVGPSGGGKSTLASLISRFFDVNSGSIKIGGVDVRDIPKDELMNTVSFVFQNSKLIKASILDNVKMGKSNATDEEVLNALRAAQCMDIIEKFPDGVNTVIGSRGVYLSGGEMQRIAIARAVLKNAPIIILDEATAFADPDNEVKVQKAFAKLSEGKTVIMIAHRLSTVRNVDCIYVISDGKIVEYGNRAELIEKKGMFYKMQNDYQSSVGWKVSNETEESRND; the protein is encoded by the coding sequence TTGAAAAAACAATCAAATTTATCACGGCTTTTATCTTATGCCGGCGGACACAAGTATTTTACTTATGTTTCGTGGATTTTATCTGCCGTATGCGCACTGACTGCACTTGTGCCATTTTGGTACATTTGGAAAATTATCAACGAGGTATTGAAAGCCTCGCCGAATTTCGGCAGTGCGCAAAATCTTACGCATTACGGCATAATGGCAATGGCTTATGCGATTATATCGTATTTAATCTATATCGGCGCACTGCTCTGCTCGCACCTTGCGGCATTTCGCATTGCGGCAAATATGCGTATTGACATAACCGAGCATATTGCAAAGCTGCCCATCGGCTTTACCGACAGTTTCGGCAGCGGAAAGCTGCGCAAAATTATAAACGACTCCACTGCGGCGACCGAAACCTATCTTGCACATCAGCTGCCGGATAAATATGCGGCAATGGCGACACCTGTCGGACTGCTTGCACTGTTGCTTGTTTTTGATTGGCGGCTCGGACTTTTGAGCTTGGTGCCTGTTGCCGTTGGATTTGCTGTTATGTCCGCAATGACGGGAAAGCGAATGGAAGAAAAAATGCGGCAGTACGGCAATGCGCTTGCGGCAATGTCTAATGAGGCGGTTGAATATGTGCGAGGTATTCCTGTTGTGAAAACATTTGGTCAATCGGTGTTTTCCTTCAAAAAATTCAAAGCCACGATTGACGAATACAAGAAGTGGGTTCTTGCTTACACAAAGGATATGCGGCTGCCGATGATGCTCTACACTGCGGCGATAAACGGTGTGTTTGCGTTTTTAATACTCGGTGCGTTTTGGTTTACAAACGGCACTGTTACAAGCGAATTTTTCGTAAATCTATTGTTCTACATAATCATAACGCCTGTTATATCGGTCACGCTCACTAAAATTATGTATATGAGCGAGGAGGGTATGGTTATCAGCGACGCTATCGAAAGAATTGACAGCGTGCTTAATGCCGAGCCTATGAGCGTCGGAAACAATTCGCATAAACCTAAAAGCGCATCTGTTGAACTTGAAAGCGTTCATTTCAGCTATGATGGTAAAAAAGAGGTTATTTCGGATATATCGCTGAAAATAAAATGCGGACAGACGGTTGCATTTGTCGGTCCGTCCGGCGGCGGAAAATCAACGCTTGCAAGCCTTATTTCAAGATTTTTTGATGTAAATTCGGGAAGTATCAAAATAGGCGGTGTTGATGTTCGTGATATTCCCAAGGACGAACTTATGAACACGGTTTCATTTGTGTTCCAAAACAGCAAGCTCATCAAAGCGTCCATTCTCGATAATGTTAAAATGGGCAAATCCAATGCCACGGATGAAGAAGTTTTAAATGCGCTTAGGGCTGCGCAGTGTATGGATATTATCGAAAAATTCCCCGACGGTGTCAATACCGTTATCGGAAGTCGAGGAGTTTATCTTTCCGGCGGTGAAATGCAGAGAATTGCCATTGCCCGTGCAGTGCTGAAAAACGCTCCGATTATAATTTTGGACGAGGCGACCGCCTTTGCGGATCCCGATAATGAGGTAAAAGTACAGAAAGCTTTTGCAAAGCTTTCCGAGGGTAAAACGGTTATTATGATTGCACACAGGCTTTCAACTGTTCGGAATGTGGATTGCATTTATGTAATTTCGGACGGAAAGATTGTGGAATACGGAAACAGAGCGGAACTCATAGAAAAGAAAGGCATGTTCTATAAAATGCAAAATGACTATCAATCATCCGTTGGCTGGAAAGTATCAAACGAAACGGAGGAATCGAGAAATGATTAA